A section of the Anabaena cylindrica PCC 7122 genome encodes:
- a CDS encoding cysteine synthase family protein yields the protein MVIYSPELRQRSYLPTSPLFETVTEALGKVPIVRLNKIHPSCQHHHFYLKLESCNPGGSIKEKNAAYLVNEAEKQGLLLPGGTIVESSSGNFGIGLAIVGATKGYRVMIVIDAKTPVTMRRMLNAYGAELVEVPLSAADAQGSMQVARMAKAQELATNIAGAWYPCQHKNPSNTDAHELWTAREIEAAFGGAPDAIAIGVSTAGQLGGISRYFKRYYPQTRIIGVDVAGSAIFGTPRHPYKMTGLGLSFVPPNFDPQVLNAAYSVDDGLAFSVCHALAKQEGMLLGASTGAIVAAALADARRFTQPQTMLLLNPDRGDRYLETVYNADWLTEQEINILQNTNLTTAIANLLPVALDIVGRSQE from the coding sequence ATGGTTATTTACTCTCCAGAACTAAGGCAGAGAAGCTACTTACCAACATCACCCCTATTTGAAACGGTGACAGAAGCGTTAGGTAAAGTTCCAATTGTTCGGTTAAATAAAATTCACCCAAGTTGTCAACATCATCATTTCTATTTAAAACTAGAATCTTGTAATCCTGGTGGCAGTATTAAAGAAAAAAATGCCGCTTATCTGGTGAATGAAGCCGAAAAACAAGGTTTATTGCTGCCGGGAGGTACAATTGTTGAGTCTAGTTCTGGTAACTTTGGCATTGGTTTAGCAATTGTCGGCGCAACTAAGGGTTACAGGGTGATGATTGTCATTGATGCTAAAACCCCTGTAACCATGCGAAGAATGCTCAATGCCTATGGCGCAGAACTTGTTGAAGTGCCTTTAAGTGCTGCTGACGCTCAAGGTTCGATGCAGGTAGCAAGAATGGCAAAAGCTCAGGAATTAGCTACAAATATTGCTGGTGCATGGTATCCTTGTCAACATAAAAATCCTAGTAATACTGATGCCCATGAACTTTGGACGGCGCGGGAAATTGAAGCTGCTTTTGGTGGTGCGCCAGATGCGATCGCTATTGGAGTCAGTACAGCCGGACAATTAGGCGGTATCAGTCGCTATTTTAAAAGGTATTATCCCCAAACTAGAATTATTGGTGTTGATGTAGCTGGATCAGCAATTTTTGGTACACCCAGACACCCCTATAAGATGACTGGGCTGGGTTTATCTTTCGTTCCCCCCAATTTTGACCCGCAAGTGTTAAATGCGGCTTATAGCGTGGATGATGGTTTGGCATTTTCTGTTTGTCATGCTTTGGCTAAACAGGAAGGTATGCTTTTAGGTGCTTCCACTGGTGCAATTGTGGCCGCAGCTTTAGCGGATGCTCGAAGATTTACTCAACCTCAAACTATGTTACTACTTAATCCTGATCGGGGCGATCGCTATTTAGAAACAGTTTACAATGCCGATTGGCTAACAGAGCAAGAAATTAACATCCTCCAAAATACCAATTTGACGACAGCAATTGCGAATCTTCTACCTGTAGCATTGGATATTGTCGGTAGGAGTCAAGAGTGA
- a CDS encoding N-acetylmannosamine-6-phosphate 2-epimerase, protein MNNLIASLNKSLIVSCQAPTDSPLHDAYIIAAMAQAAVNNGAIGVRIDTPNHIKSVREKVQVPIIGLWKQIITGSDVYITPQFHHAVAVAQAGADIIAIDATTRNRPGDEKLIDIIKRIHQELGKPVMADVDTFAAAKLAVDAGADIVGTTLFGYTAETKTLAPPGWELLTQIVENLDTFIICEGGISSPEMAKKALNLGANAVVVGGAITGIDLLVKAYKSAL, encoded by the coding sequence ATGAATAATTTAATTGCAAGCCTCAATAAAAGCTTAATTGTCTCCTGTCAAGCACCTACAGATTCACCATTACATGATGCTTATATAATAGCCGCAATGGCTCAAGCGGCAGTTAATAATGGTGCTATTGGCGTGAGAATTGATACGCCAAATCATATCAAATCTGTTAGAGAAAAAGTACAAGTACCAATAATTGGACTTTGGAAACAAATAATAACTGGTTCGGATGTTTACATCACACCACAGTTTCATCATGCTGTTGCTGTCGCCCAAGCAGGTGCAGATATTATTGCGATAGATGCAACTACTAGAAATCGTCCCGGTGATGAAAAATTAATTGATATTATTAAACGTATTCATCAAGAATTGGGTAAACCAGTTATGGCAGATGTGGATACATTTGCGGCAGCCAAATTAGCTGTTGATGCTGGTGCTGATATAGTAGGAACTACTCTTTTCGGTTACACAGCGGAAACAAAAACTTTGGCACCTCCTGGTTGGGAATTACTCACACAAATAGTAGAAAACTTAGATACATTCATAATTTGTGAAGGTGGTATTTCTTCACCAGAAATGGCAAAAAAAGCTTTAAATTTAGGTGCTAATGCTGTAGTAGTTGGTGGTGCAATCACTGGCATTGATTTATTAGTGAAAGCCTATAAATCAGCATTATAG
- a CDS encoding GAF domain-containing sensor histidine kinase translates to MLSSPDLSFSRTLPLSLFNRLGELLQQMVQSVESTALILTEAVLARFRIPVEWQEQRFTLLISEEFSALLLGNIEDRDEGSKGAEKPSVNLILNASLTFNSEVITSFVSKLRNLLERDSDTYQRLEGYQQIIVPNNVTLQSKFTLLLLDYLVEQQKVEVTKPQNATQHYICQAVEDALTKQIAQERLLNQVTTQIRKSLDLQVIMTTVITQVRDFLELDRLVIYKFEPTKVKNQPTLFNVQDSLSFQSVQEANSQYCQGSVVHETLGKNTISSLLNYQEERCIKQNSQCWEKYRQGFTLAVDDVEKTYVLEECLLKFLKKSQIRAKFVAPIMFEDQLWGLLIAHQCYAPHEWTQSEKKLLTSIAEQLAIAIHQTELMRCLTKEKQTLEQRVIERTMALREALLAAEAASRLRSEFLATISHELLTPLTYVIGMSSTLLRWPLGELSQRQRNYLQTIHDSGEHLLAMIKDILDLSQIEAGKTVLNIAEFSLVKTAQNTLESLQEKATSEKINLKLDLQINPLRDRFTADSSRIEQILWNLLTNAIKFTPEGGSVTLRLWVEENTAIFQVEDTGIGIPEEKLPLLFEKFQQLDTPYRRHYEGTGVGLALTKQIVELHRGRIEVESTVGMGSIFTVWIPVHANAN, encoded by the coding sequence ATGCTTAGTTCTCCCGATTTGAGCTTTTCTCGCACCTTGCCTTTGAGTTTATTTAATCGGCTTGGGGAATTATTGCAGCAGATGGTTCAATCTGTAGAAAGTACTGCTTTGATACTAACAGAAGCTGTGCTGGCTCGATTTCGCATACCAGTGGAATGGCAAGAACAACGGTTTACACTGCTGATTTCTGAGGAATTTAGTGCGCTGTTGCTGGGGAACATAGAGGATAGAGATGAGGGAAGTAAAGGAGCAGAAAAACCAAGCGTTAACTTAATACTAAATGCTAGTTTGACATTTAATTCCGAAGTAATCACTTCATTTGTCTCGAAATTAAGAAATTTGCTGGAGCGTGATTCTGATACATATCAAAGGCTCGAAGGTTATCAGCAAATAATTGTCCCTAATAATGTTACACTTCAAAGTAAATTCACGCTATTGTTATTAGACTATCTTGTTGAGCAGCAAAAAGTAGAAGTCACAAAACCACAAAATGCTACTCAACATTATATTTGTCAGGCGGTAGAAGATGCTCTCACAAAACAAATTGCCCAGGAACGGCTGTTAAATCAGGTAACAACCCAAATTCGTAAAAGCCTAGATTTACAAGTAATTATGACAACGGTAATTACACAAGTACGTGATTTTCTGGAGTTAGACAGATTAGTAATTTATAAATTTGAACCTACTAAAGTTAAGAATCAACCAACATTATTCAATGTTCAAGATTCACTTAGCTTTCAATCTGTACAAGAAGCAAATAGTCAATATTGTCAGGGTTCTGTTGTTCATGAAACTCTGGGGAAAAATACTATTTCTTCGTTATTAAATTATCAGGAAGAAAGATGTATAAAGCAAAATTCTCAATGTTGGGAAAAGTATCGTCAAGGATTTACTTTAGCTGTTGATGATGTGGAAAAGACTTATGTTCTAGAAGAGTGTTTGTTGAAATTTTTAAAGAAAAGTCAAATTCGGGCGAAATTTGTAGCTCCGATTATGTTTGAAGATCAACTTTGGGGACTGTTGATTGCTCATCAATGTTATGCTCCCCATGAGTGGACTCAAAGCGAAAAAAAATTGCTAACATCAATTGCAGAGCAATTAGCGATCGCAATTCATCAAACAGAGTTAATGCGATGTCTCACTAAAGAAAAGCAAACACTGGAACAACGAGTAATTGAACGCACAATGGCACTACGGGAGGCATTACTAGCTGCTGAAGCTGCAAGTCGCCTCAGAAGCGAATTTCTGGCTACAATCAGCCATGAACTACTTACGCCTTTAACCTATGTGATTGGGATGTCTTCTACACTATTGCGCTGGCCTTTGGGTGAATTGAGCCAACGACAACGGAATTATTTACAAACTATCCATGATAGTGGTGAACATTTATTAGCAATGATTAAGGACATCCTCGATTTATCACAAATTGAGGCTGGTAAAACCGTATTAAATATTGCTGAATTTTCTTTGGTAAAGACAGCGCAAAATACCCTAGAATCCCTGCAAGAAAAGGCTACTAGCGAAAAAATTAATCTGAAATTAGACTTGCAAATAAACCCTTTGCGCGATCGCTTTACAGCCGATTCTAGTAGAATAGAACAAATTCTCTGGAATCTATTAACTAATGCCATCAAATTCACCCCAGAAGGTGGTAGCGTCACCTTGCGTCTGTGGGTAGAAGAAAACACAGCCATCTTTCAAGTAGAAGATACTGGTATCGGCATCCCAGAAGAAAAATTACCACTACTATTTGAAAAATTTCAACAACTTGATACACCCTATCGTCGTCACTACGAAGGTACTGGCGTTGGTTTAGCTCTAACTAAACAAATTGTAGAACTCCATCGTGGTCGAATTGAAGTAGAATCTACTGTAGGTATGGGTTCAATTTTCACAGTCTGGATACCAGTCCATGCAAATGCCAATTAA
- the cobN gene encoding cobaltochelatase subunit CobN has product MHRISATSGGWNQSEGLIFLEQTPAPLVLITAADTDIQTLAAAVPNLPAQFPAFRVASLLQLQQQISIDTYGEQVLELAQVIVLRLLGGRSYWAYGLEVVQEIAQRQGTTLIVMPGDDALDPDLLSHSTVSLEIVNQIWQYFKEGGVENFVNALQFIADTSLSTGFNPPPPQSVPRVGVYGGRGAGEQGSRVAGENNNQLPITNYPLPKVGILFYRAHYLAGNTQVIDALCAALVKKNLQPVPVFVSSLREPGVSEQLKELFQPQDSEHIDLLLNTTSFSLARLETETPQIELWEKLDVPVLQVILCASSVEQWESQLQGLTPRDIAMNVALPEVDGRIISRAVSFKTLQTRNHDLETDVVVYEPKSDRIEFVVQLAANWVRLRQKLPQERRIALILANYPNTNGRLANGVGLDTPASCVEILKALQLAGYEVGNIPDTGDELIQLLTSGVTNDPEGKDWKPVQQSLSAEEYQKYFATLPESVQQEMIARWGAHTDENTDKQIDNSFSPAPLHSCTPAFPIPGIQFGNVFVGVQPSRGYDLDPSLNYHAPDLEPTHAYLAFYYWVREKNSSCFGADAIAHVGKHGNLEWLPGKSIALSNTCYPEVAFGAMPHLYPFIVNDPGEGSQAKRRAQAVIIDHLTPPMTRAELYGPLQQVENLIDEYYEAESLDPTRLPTIRDRIQELVIKENLYKDLGITDEKDIENFETLILNSLDGYLCELKEAQIRDGLHIFGQCPQGTQLRDLIIAIARLPNRHSIGITRAIAQEWGLDIDPLTDHFSTSFTPPTTHFAPLRLCVRLNSSHIIGDVVELLEEEAAFLVEEIIAVEESEVRSQESGEGRKNKITNYELPITQTLDWIKFKLLPALQKTNEEITNFLRGLDGKYIPSAASGAPTRGRPEVLPTGKNFYAVDIRAIPTETAWDIGRKAAETLIETYTQEHGEYPKTLGLSLWGTATMRTGGDDMAEALALLGVQPVWDGAARRVVDFEILPLSILGRPRVDVTLRISGFFRDAFPNLIDLFSQAVAAVAKLDEPAAENPLAVAVCEDTDLWTREGLSLEAAQERSLYRVFGSQPGAYGAGLQGLIASQNWQNDQDLARAYMNWSSYAYSGEQGTGSRGAREQGSRGENTNHQSPVPSPQSPVPNSEAFEQRLKQMQIVLHNQDNREHDLLDSDDYYQFQGGLTAAVRSLQGKNPETYFGDNSIPSQPKVRQLKTEIARVYRSRVVNPKWIAGVMRHGYKGAFEMAATVDFLFAYDATAQCVEDYMYQGVVQAYLEDPIVCEFIQDKNPWALRDISERLLEAHQRGLWQDANIQTLDNLRNLVHQAEAAIEEK; this is encoded by the coding sequence ATGCATCGTATAAGTGCCACATCAGGTGGATGGAATCAGTCAGAAGGTTTAATTTTTCTAGAACAAACTCCGGCTCCTTTAGTGTTGATTACTGCGGCTGATACCGACATTCAAACCCTAGCCGCAGCAGTTCCAAATTTACCTGCACAATTTCCAGCCTTCAGAGTCGCCAGCCTCTTACAATTACAGCAACAAATAAGTATAGATACTTATGGAGAACAAGTATTAGAACTTGCTCAAGTAATTGTTTTGCGTCTACTAGGAGGGCGTTCCTATTGGGCTTACGGCCTAGAAGTGGTGCAGGAGATCGCACAACGTCAAGGTACAACTTTAATTGTAATGCCAGGAGACGACGCTCTTGATCCTGACCTACTTTCTCACTCTACCGTTTCCTTGGAAATTGTTAACCAAATATGGCAGTATTTTAAAGAAGGTGGGGTAGAAAACTTCGTTAATGCCCTCCAATTTATCGCTGATACGTCTCTCTCCACAGGCTTTAATCCCCCACCACCGCAGTCTGTTCCACGTGTGGGAGTGTATGGAGGCAGGGGAGCAGGGGAGCAGGGTAGCAGGGTAGCAGGGGAGAATAATAACCAATTACCCATTACCAATTACCCATTACCCAAAGTAGGTATTTTGTTTTACCGCGCTCATTATTTGGCGGGAAATACTCAGGTTATTGATGCTTTATGTGCGGCTTTGGTAAAGAAAAATTTACAACCTGTACCAGTTTTTGTTTCTTCTTTACGTGAACCTGGTGTAAGTGAACAGTTAAAAGAGCTTTTCCAGCCACAAGATTCTGAACATATTGACCTGTTACTGAATACTACCAGTTTTTCTCTAGCGCGATTGGAAACAGAAACGCCGCAAATTGAACTTTGGGAAAAATTAGATGTACCTGTTTTGCAGGTAATTCTTTGTGCTAGTTCAGTTGAACAATGGGAGTCACAGTTACAAGGTTTGACTCCTCGTGATATTGCTATGAATGTGGCATTACCAGAGGTTGACGGCAGGATTATTAGTCGGGCTGTGTCTTTTAAAACTCTGCAAACTCGCAATCATGATTTAGAAACAGATGTGGTAGTTTATGAACCTAAGAGCGATCGCATTGAGTTTGTTGTGCAGCTGGCAGCTAATTGGGTACGATTACGCCAAAAACTACCCCAAGAACGCCGCATAGCTCTAATTTTGGCAAATTACCCCAACACCAATGGTCGCCTCGCTAATGGCGTAGGACTTGACACTCCCGCTAGTTGTGTGGAAATTCTCAAAGCTTTACAGTTAGCTGGTTATGAAGTTGGAAATATTCCCGATACTGGAGATGAATTAATTCAACTTCTCACATCTGGCGTTACTAATGATCCAGAAGGAAAAGACTGGAAACCTGTACAACAAAGTCTTTCAGCCGAAGAATATCAAAAATATTTTGCAACTTTACCAGAATCTGTGCAGCAAGAAATGATTGCACGTTGGGGCGCACACACTGATGAAAATACAGATAAACAGATAGATAATTCTTTCTCCCCTGCACCCCTGCACTCCTGCACTCCTGCCTTTCCTATTCCCGGTATTCAATTTGGCAATGTATTTGTAGGTGTTCAGCCTTCACGGGGTTATGATCTTGACCCTAGTTTGAATTATCATGCGCCGGATTTAGAACCAACTCATGCTTATTTAGCTTTTTATTATTGGGTGCGTGAAAAAAATTCCAGTTGTTTTGGGGCTGATGCAATCGCTCATGTCGGCAAACATGGAAACTTAGAATGGCTACCTGGTAAAAGTATCGCTTTATCTAATACTTGTTATCCTGAAGTTGCATTTGGGGCAATGCCTCACCTGTACCCCTTTATTGTCAATGATCCTGGTGAAGGTTCCCAAGCCAAACGACGCGCCCAAGCGGTAATTATTGACCATCTCACACCGCCGATGACTCGCGCTGAATTATATGGACCCTTGCAACAAGTAGAAAATTTAATAGATGAATATTACGAAGCCGAAAGTTTAGATCCTACCCGTTTACCAACAATACGCGATCGCATTCAAGAACTAGTCATCAAAGAAAATCTCTACAAAGACTTAGGAATTACCGACGAAAAAGACATAGAAAATTTTGAAACCTTAATCTTAAATTCCCTAGATGGCTACTTGTGTGAACTAAAAGAAGCCCAAATCCGCGATGGCTTGCACATTTTTGGTCAATGTCCCCAAGGTACACAACTGCGAGACTTAATAATAGCGATCGCTCGTCTCCCCAACCGCCATTCTATCGGCATTACCCGTGCCATAGCCCAAGAATGGGGCTTAGACATAGACCCCCTCACCGACCACTTCAGCACGTCCTTTACCCCACCCACAACCCACTTTGCGCCTTTGCGCCTTTGCGTGAGACTTAATTCTTCCCACATCATCGGCGACGTAGTAGAACTCCTAGAAGAAGAAGCCGCTTTTTTAGTTGAAGAAATTATTGCAGTTGAGGAGTCAGAAGTCAGGAGTCAGGAGTCAGGAGAAGGAAGAAAGAATAAAATTACCAATTACGAATTACCAATTACCCAAACCCTTGACTGGATAAAATTCAAACTCCTCCCCGCCCTACAAAAAACCAACGAAGAAATCACCAACTTCTTACGCGGACTAGATGGAAAATATATTCCCAGTGCAGCTTCCGGCGCACCCACACGCGGCCGCCCAGAAGTCCTCCCCACAGGTAAAAACTTTTACGCCGTTGATATTCGCGCCATACCCACAGAAACCGCCTGGGATATCGGCAGAAAAGCCGCTGAAACCCTAATTGAAACCTACACTCAAGAACATGGTGAATATCCCAAAACCCTTGGTCTATCATTATGGGGAACTGCCACCATGCGGACTGGAGGTGATGATATGGCTGAAGCGTTAGCTTTACTCGGTGTTCAACCTGTTTGGGATGGTGCAGCTAGGAGAGTAGTAGATTTTGAAATCTTGCCTTTATCTATTTTGGGTCGTCCTCGTGTTGATGTCACCTTAAGGATTTCGGGATTTTTCCGCGATGCTTTCCCTAATTTAATCGATTTATTTTCCCAAGCAGTTGCCGCAGTCGCTAAATTAGATGAACCAGCCGCAGAAAACCCCCTAGCCGTTGCAGTTTGTGAAGATACGGACTTATGGACTAGAGAAGGTTTAAGTTTAGAAGCAGCACAAGAGCGATCGCTCTACCGTGTCTTTGGTTCTCAACCAGGTGCTTATGGTGCAGGACTTCAAGGCTTAATCGCATCCCAAAACTGGCAAAATGATCAAGACTTAGCCCGCGCTTACATGAACTGGAGTTCTTACGCTTATTCTGGGGAACAGGGAACAGGGAGCAGGGGAGCAAGGGAGCAGGGGAGCAGAGGAGAAAATACCAATCACCAGTCCCCAGTCCCCAGTCCCCAATCACCAGTCCCCAATTCCGAAGCTTTTGAGCAACGCTTGAAGCAAATGCAAATTGTGTTGCACAATCAAGATAACCGTGAACACGATTTACTCGATTCCGATGATTATTATCAATTTCAGGGTGGTTTAACAGCAGCGGTGCGTTCTCTTCAGGGTAAAAATCCCGAAACCTATTTTGGTGATAATTCTATTCCCAGCCAGCCAAAAGTTCGCCAACTCAAAACAGAAATTGCGCGAGTTTATCGTTCTCGTGTCGTTAATCCCAAATGGATTGCAGGAGTGATGCGTCACGGCTATAAAGGTGCATTTGAAATGGCCGCGACAGTAGATTTTTTATTCGCCTACGATGCTACAGCCCAATGTGTCGAAGATTATATGTATCAGGGTGTTGTGCAGGCATACTTAGAAGATCCTATTGTCTGTGAATTCATTCAAGACAAGAACCCGTGGGCGTTGCGTGATATTTCCGAAAGACTACTAGAAGCCCATCAGCGCGGTTTATGGCAGGATGCAAATATACAGACTTTAGATAATTTACGAAATTTAGTACATCAAGCGGAAGCAGCTATCGAAGAAAAATAA
- a CDS encoding peptidoglycan-binding domain-containing protein: MENLAYLHLAFAYEDSESIQLVPFVFNKAAAPNWKRLSGKAWKYMLPLVLMLSILSSVSSVFALQKGDQDGSVRNLKQQLTTADFHQTKITQIYAVPTENTDWQFQNVANVTVNDIIEIDTSQNVETGKKSPASNSVTTATATNTKIPIIYPVTHKRQNPHLLTKGDEGEDVRILQERLRIAGFYYGNATGIFGPITEEGVKRFQQAYKLSADGVVGAATLAKLPTIDTASEATPKKTVNHQLSLGDRGEAVRILQEHLIKAGYLQGPPNGYYGSYTADAINRFQKAHRLNINSIADTTTRMKLHSLAKTSPKSDFSILEIQMRLQERGFYKGQLNGMMADDTKKAIKRAQEFYGISFRDIKSGGF; encoded by the coding sequence ATGGAAAATCTTGCGTATTTACACTTGGCTTTTGCCTACGAAGATAGCGAATCTATTCAACTAGTTCCTTTTGTATTCAACAAAGCCGCCGCACCAAACTGGAAAAGGCTTTCTGGTAAGGCTTGGAAGTATATGCTTCCCCTCGTGTTAATGCTGTCTATCCTCAGTTCTGTCAGCAGCGTCTTTGCGTTACAAAAAGGTGATCAAGATGGTTCTGTGAGGAATCTCAAACAACAGTTGACAACAGCAGATTTTCACCAAACTAAAATCACACAAATATATGCAGTTCCCACAGAAAACACTGACTGGCAGTTTCAAAATGTGGCTAATGTCACAGTCAATGACATTATCGAAATTGACACTTCACAAAACGTAGAAACTGGTAAAAAATCACCTGCAAGTAACTCAGTCACTACTGCAACGGCAACAAATACCAAAATCCCTATCATTTACCCGGTAACTCACAAACGCCAAAATCCTCATTTACTTACTAAAGGGGATGAAGGTGAAGATGTCAGAATTTTGCAAGAACGCTTGCGAATCGCTGGCTTTTATTATGGGAATGCTACTGGCATATTTGGGCCAATTACCGAAGAAGGTGTAAAAAGATTTCAACAGGCTTATAAATTAAGTGCTGATGGTGTTGTTGGTGCAGCGACACTTGCCAAATTACCAACCATTGATACAGCTAGTGAAGCGACTCCCAAGAAAACAGTTAATCATCAACTCAGTTTAGGCGATCGCGGTGAAGCTGTCAGAATTCTCCAAGAACATCTCATCAAAGCTGGATATTTACAGGGTCCCCCCAATGGTTACTATGGTTCATACACAGCAGATGCTATCAACCGCTTTCAGAAAGCGCATCGTCTCAATATAAACAGTATTGCCGACACAACTACCCGCATGAAGTTACATAGCCTGGCTAAAACTTCACCCAAGAGTGATTTTAGTATCTTAGAAATCCAAATGCGACTCCAAGAACGAGGTTTCTATAAAGGTCAACTCAACGGCATGATGGCAGATGACACCAAAAAAGCAATCAAGCGAGCGCAGGAATTTTACGGTATCAGTTTCAGGGATATCAAAAGCGGAGGCTTTTAA
- a CDS encoding Fur family transcriptional regulator — MTVYTTGSLKAELNDRGWRLTPQREIILHIFQELPQGEHLSAEDLYHRLETDGEGISLSTIYRTLKLMARMGILRELELGEGHKHYELNQPYPHHHHHLICVKCNTTIEFKNESILKIGAKTAQKEGFHLLDCQLTIHAVCPKCQRALMPL, encoded by the coding sequence ATGACTGTCTACACAACTGGTTCACTCAAGGCAGAACTAAACGACCGAGGCTGGCGTTTAACTCCCCAGCGTGAAATAATCCTACACATTTTTCAGGAACTTCCGCAAGGTGAACATTTAAGCGCTGAGGATCTTTATCATCGGTTAGAAACTGACGGTGAAGGCATCAGTCTATCAACTATCTATCGGACTTTGAAGTTGATGGCGAGAATGGGCATTTTGCGGGAACTAGAATTGGGTGAAGGACATAAACATTATGAACTTAACCAACCTTATCCCCATCACCACCATCACCTAATTTGTGTGAAGTGCAACACCACGATTGAGTTCAAGAACGAATCCATTTTGAAAATTGGCGCTAAAACAGCCCAAAAAGAAGGTTTTCACCTCCTTGACTGTCAACTGACAATTCATGCTGTCTGTCCCAAGTGCCAAAGGGCGCTCATGCCGCTTTAA
- the sigC gene encoding RNA polymerase sigma factor SigC: MPATSFYTDAAYDSQKSRPTLDSDLNVNDGDLSLDDLQDLEIAAVDPHNLAANNNRRSTDLVRLYLQEIGRVRLLGRDEEVSEAQKVQRYLRLRIVLANAAKQGDEVIVPYQRLIEVQERLSSELGHRPSLERWATTAGIELSNLKPTLSEGKRRWAEIAELTVLELEKIQSQGLQAKEHMIKANLRLVVSVAKKYQNRGLELLDLVQEGTLGLERAVEKFDPTKGYRFSTYAYWWIRQGITRAIATSSRTIRLPVHITEKLNKIKKAQRKIAQEKGRTPTLEDLAIELDMTPTQVREVLLRVPRSVSLETKVGKDKDTELGELLETDSVTPEEMLMRESLQKDLHNLLDDLTSRERDVILMRFGLSDGHAYSLAEIGRALDLSRERVRQIESKALQKLRQPKRRNLIRDYLESLT, from the coding sequence ATGCCAGCAACATCCTTTTATACAGATGCAGCCTACGATTCCCAAAAATCTAGACCAACTTTAGACTCTGATCTAAACGTCAATGACGGCGATTTGTCGCTAGACGATTTGCAAGATTTGGAAATAGCTGCTGTTGATCCTCATAATTTAGCTGCTAACAACAACCGACGCAGTACAGATTTAGTACGTCTATACCTGCAAGAAATTGGTCGGGTGCGGTTGTTAGGAAGAGATGAAGAAGTTTCCGAAGCTCAAAAAGTACAGCGATATTTGCGGTTGCGGATAGTACTGGCTAACGCCGCCAAGCAAGGTGACGAGGTGATTGTACCTTATCAGCGATTAATTGAAGTTCAAGAGCGTTTATCCTCTGAATTAGGACATCGTCCATCTTTGGAAAGATGGGCTACTACTGCGGGTATTGAATTATCGAATCTCAAGCCTACTTTGTCAGAAGGTAAACGTCGCTGGGCGGAAATTGCCGAATTGACAGTGCTAGAACTAGAGAAAATTCAGTCACAAGGACTACAAGCTAAAGAACACATGATTAAAGCGAATCTTCGCTTAGTGGTTTCTGTAGCTAAAAAATATCAAAATCGTGGTTTGGAATTGTTAGATTTAGTCCAAGAAGGGACTCTTGGCTTAGAGCGAGCCGTGGAGAAATTTGACCCCACAAAGGGTTATCGCTTTAGTACTTATGCGTATTGGTGGATTCGTCAGGGAATTACCAGAGCGATCGCTACTTCTAGTCGCACAATTCGCCTCCCTGTACATATTACAGAAAAACTCAACAAAATTAAAAAGGCACAACGTAAAATTGCCCAAGAAAAAGGTCGCACTCCCACCCTAGAAGACCTAGCAATTGAATTAGATATGACACCTACTCAAGTCAGGGAAGTGTTGTTAAGAGTACCTCGTTCTGTTTCTTTGGAAACAAAGGTAGGTAAGGATAAAGATACAGAATTAGGGGAATTGCTAGAAACTGATAGCGTCACCCCAGAAGAAATGTTAATGCGAGAATCTTTACAAAAAGATTTGCATAATCTTCTCGACGATTTAACTAGCCGTGAGCGTGATGTTATCCTGATGCGGTTTGGTTTGTCAGATGGTCATGCTTACTCATTAGCCGAAATTGGCCGCGCCCTTGATTTATCACGGGAACGAGTAAGACAAATTGAATCTAAAGCTTTGCAAAAACTACGTCAACCCAAGCGCCGTAATCTTATCAGAGACTATTTGGAGTCTTTAACTTAG